The window GCCGCTAGCTCAGTTGGTAGAGCAACGCCCTTTTAAGGCGTGGGTCGTTGGTTCGAGTCCAACGCGGCTCACCAGATGTCCCCATCGTCTAGCCTGGCCTAGGACATCGCCCTTTCAAGGCGGTAACGCGGGTTCGACATCTGTTTTCTCATAGTTGAACAGCATAGAAGAGGAGAATTTCATGGCTTTAAGTATCGGTATCGTCGGTCTTCCGAATGTCGGCAAGTCGACACTTTTTAATGCACTTACAAAAGATCAGAATGCCATGGCTGCAAATTATCCGTTCTGCACCATAGAACCGAACAAGGCAATCGTGCCGGTTCCGGATAAACGGCTTGATCAGCTCTCTGCCATAGTGAACCCGCAGCGGATACAGAGCGCAATCGTTGAGTTTACCGACATCGCCGGACTCGTCAGGGGCGCCTCAAAAGGCGAAGGGCTCGGCAATCAGTTCCTTTCCCACATACGAGAGACCTCCGCGATCGTGCATGTTGTCAGATGTTTTGAGGACGACACGATCGTGCATGTTGACGACAGCGTGAATCCCCTGCGCGACATCGATGTCATTAACACGGAACTTGTGCTTGCCGATATCCAGACCCTTGAGAACAGAATTATGCGTCTTGAGAAACAGGCCAAAGGCGATAAAAAACTGCAGCCGATGCTTGACTCAGCAAGAAAACTTCTCGACCACCTTAATGCAGGGACACCGGCCATCCTTTTCAGCGGAAAGGATTCGGACGCCTTCATCGACCTTACGAAGGAAACGAGGCTTATCACCCTGAAACCGGTCATATACGCAGCCAATGTTGATGAGGCCGGACTGGCAGAGGATAACGATCTCGTTAAGGCGGTCCACGCATTTGCAGCGGAACATAATGCCGAATCAGTGAAGATCTGCGCGAAGATCGAGGAAGAGATGGCCGGAATGAGTGATGAAGAGCGCAATGAATTTCTCATATCCCTCGGCCAGACTGAAAGCGGACTTGATCAGATCATCCATCATGGGTACCATGCACTCGGCCTGATAAGTTATTTCACCGCAGGCGTTAAAGAGGTCCGTGCCTGGACCATTGAGCGCGGATGGAAGGCGCCGAAGGCCGCAGCGGTTATCCATGATGATTTTGAACGTGGGTTTATCCGGGCAGAGGTGATTGCCTTTGACGACTTTATCGCGAATAAAGGAGAAGCAGGTGCGCGTCTTGCGGGGAAGCTTCGCACAGAGGGCAAGGAATATGTCGTTAATGACGGCGACGTCATGCATTTCCTTTTCAACGTCTGACCGGGCATACCCTGAGTTTCGGCTATTTTTCTAATCTGCTTGCCAAAACAAAGGTTGATCCCGCTGATCTTTGCAGTCGGCAATGGAATAGCCCCTGCAGTATGATAAAATTGATGATGGTGCGCGCTGACATAATAATCTGCGTATATAGTTCTATTTTTTGTTTCGAAGGCAGGCTTGTTTATCATGAAGAGTAATATTCTTATCATCGCTGGGCTGATCGTCGTTATATCCGTTCTTATTATCCTTAACATCTTCTTTCAGAAGTCTCTTCAGATGGAGATGGCAGAGCAGTTTAATCTGCAGCAGGCCCTTCTGTCTAAAACAATCGCTGAAAATATAAAGTCATCAATAACGTTCATGAAGGAGGAGGTAGTCGAGATTGCCCATGAGCTGTCAGAGAAGAAGAGAATAACCAAAGATAATTTCGAGTCTCTTGCGAAAGAGGAATTGAAGCATAAAGCGATGCTAACTGCCAACATGGGTATGGTCTCATCACAAGGCATGCTTCTTTTCCTGACGCAGAATGAAGATCAAACAAAGCCGATAGTAGATGAAGATCAGATAAAACCGATAGTAGGTGATATGCTCAAAAAAGTAGTAGACATAAAAGAAGGCGAGGGAGGCATAATGGTGACACACGATAGAGTTACCGCCTTGACACCTATCTACAAGAATAACCAGTTCGACCAGATAGTCTTTCTATCAGTTTTGATATCCGATATCGGAGAGCGTTTTTTTACTACAATTAGGTCACATGGCAAGGGATATGCGTGGATGATCGATAAGGGCGGGAATCTCCTTTATCACCCGACACAGCCCGGAATGGTCGGCAGAAATCTCTATCGGGCTGATACGACATGTTTTAAGTGCCATATGAACTTTGATCTTGAAAAGAGGATTATTGAAGGCAGAGCCGGCAATATCGGGAGATATATCTCGGCATTGGGTGAGGACAAGATAATCGCTTATTCAGATGTCGATATCAGTGATATATCCTGGATAATCGCAGTATCATCGCCCTACTCTGAAGTGACCAGCGCTACCAAGAACAGTATGAAGCTCTATTCCTATCTGATCATATCCATTTTTATCGCAACAAGCCTTGTATCTGCTGTTTTGATTGTTTTTAACAGAAAAAGGATACAGGCGGCAGAGACGGCAAACAGAAAGGAAGAACTCGAAAAATACGCGGGTGAGCTCGAAAAAAAGGTATTAATAAGGACTTCTGAGCTTGCCAGCGAAAAAGAGAAGTTGAATACCATTGTAAGTGCGATTGGGGGCGGTATTGTCCTTATTGATCAAAGCTGGAAGATACAATGGTCGAACGCCATGATAAGAGATATGACCGGCATGGACGTAATTGGCAGATCATGGGAAGACGTATGCCCGGACTGCCCTCTGTCAAAAACATATCCTGGTGAAAGTATCAAGACGATAATACTCTCGAATCTGTTCGGACAGAAAGGCAAGTTCTATCAGATAACAACGGCACCCGTCAAAGGAGAAAACGGGGAAATAAATGGACATATCGGGCTTATCCAGGATGTGACCGAAATGAAAAACATGGAAGATCAGATCATCCATTCAGAAAAATTGGCCTCCATAGGACGGCTCGCCGCAGGAATTGCCCACGAGATAGGCAATCCGCTCACCTCGATATTCTCATTTGTACAGATACTGAGAGAGATGGAGGAGGAGGCGTTCAAGAAGGAGAGCCTTGATACCATGTATTTCCATATAAAAAGAATTTCAGACATATTGAAACAACTTTCAGGCTTTTCGAAGATGCCTGCCGGTGAGCACAAGACGGGCAATGTCAATGAATTTATTGAAGCGTCCCTTAATCTTATTCAGTATGACAAAAAGGCAAAAGATGTTTCGGTCGTGAAGGAGCTTTCTCCTGATCTGCCGGAGGTAATGATGGACGGCAACCAGCTCGCCCAGGTTATCGTGAACCTCACGCTTAATGCCATAGATGCCATGCCTGACGGTGGAACGATAACGATCAGGAGTTTCACCAGGAACGATGACGTTATCATTCAGATCGAGGACACGGGAATAGGAATTCCGAAAGAAGATGTGACAAAGATATTTGATCCGTTCTATACCACCAAGGAAAAAGGGACCGGTCTTGGCCTTGCGGTAAGTTATGATATAATAAAAAAAATGAGGGGAACGCTGAGCGTCGAGAGCGAGACGGACAAAGGGACCGTATTTACGATCACCATGCCTTTCAAGAATCCCGGATAACATGATAACTCGGATCATATCTGCTCAATTTATGTCTGGACTGCGAACACATACTAATCTATGAAACCGAAGATACTTGTCGTTGACGACGAACCTGATATCTGCAGGGCTCTTGAGTTCCTGCTGAAGAGGGAGAATTACGATGTCATTACGGTAAATAGCGGGGAAGATGCTGTCATCAAACTTAAAGATGACAGCTTCGATGTCGTTATTTCCGATCTTAAGATGGGAAAGATGGACGGGATGGCTGTTCTTGAAAGGACGAAGGAGCTCAGTCCTGAGACTGCAGTAATAATCATGACGGCCTTTGCCTCCATAGAATCTGCTATTGATGCGATGAAAAAAGGCGCAATTGATTATATCGTCAAGCCCTTCCTTAATGAAGAAGTAAAGATGACGCTGAAAAAGATACTCGAACAAAAGAAGATCATGATCGAGAATGCGGCCCTGAAACAGCAGGTTAGTCAGCATATGGCATGCAGGGATTTTGTGGCAAACTCAGACTCCATGATGAAGATTATCGAGACCCTCGAAAAAGTGATCCCCACAAAGAGCAATATCTTATTGCTCGGCGAAAGCGGCACGGGAAAAGGACTGATGGCGGAACTCATTCATTGCAACAGTCCTCGCCGGGATAAACCTTTCATTTCGATCAATTGTTCCGCCGTTCCGGAAGGGTTACTCGAATCTGAGCTGTTCGGTTATAAAAAGGGGGCTTTCACCGGAGCGAACTCGGACAAGCTCGGCCTTATTACCCTTGCTCATCAGGGGACATTCTTTCTGGATGAGATCGGTGATATGCCGCCTAATCTTCAGGCAAAACTTCTGAAGGTGCTTGAAACCGGCGAAGTATTTCCGCTTGGGGATACCAAGCCGAAGATCGCTGATATCAGGATAGTCTCTGCAACCAATGTGGATATCGAAAACAGGCTTAAGGACGGCAGGTTCAGGGAAGACCTCTACTGGAGGCTTAACGTTATAGAAATTCAGATACCGCCGCTCAGGGAGAGAAAAGACGATATCGAGATGCTGTCAAAACATTTTGTCAGCAAATATGCGGCAGAACATAAGAAGAAGATCCTGGGGCTGGACAAGGGGGCTCTCGCACTCCTGATCGATTATCGGTGGCCCGGAAATGTGAGAGAGCTCAGGAACGTACTGGAGAGGGCGGTCGTCCTTGCCGACGGCGAGTACCTTGTATCGGATAATTTTCCTGCCAAACTGAAAAAGACAGAGGGGCATCATCAGGAAACCTCTACGCTTAAAGCGTACCTGGGAGATTATGAGAAGAACCTGCTGCTGAAGATATACGAGATCCATGATCAGAACAAGGAGAACACGGCAAAAGCCCTCGGCATAGATCTCGCCACTCTCTACAGAAAATTCAAGAAGCACGGCATAGATACGGAGTGAAGAAGATCTTCTACATAGGCCTTGTTGTGGGGGGTATCCTGGGCATTGTGATCGCCCTCAGCATGGATCTTGTGATCGGTAAAAGCCTCGGGGGCGGATGGAGTGAGGCTGTTGCCAATGATATCAACAATCTTTTTCATGCAAATCTGCCGCAGAACCATATCGTTGTCATTGCTGGTGTGATTGTGGTGCTCGGGATCATCGGGGCATTCGGAGCCTTTATCGGCGGGGTCTCTTTCATAATGGTCGCCCGCCTCATCATGTCACTCGCAAAGGAAAAATAAAAAGGCAGAGGTTGAACTAACCCTCTGCCTGATACTCCAAGCTTTTTCCTACTTATGGCATTTTGTGCAGTCCGTCGCTGGTGATGCAATAGTGCCGTTATGACAGGCCCCGCAATACTTTCCCTCATTGATCTTGTCCATGGTCATCTTACCCGCTGTCTTTTGCATGCCAAAATGCTTTGGATGACAATCACTGCAGGCAAATGAGGACGTGTGAAACTTATGGCTGAAAGTAACATTGCCCAGGCCTTCAACGTTATACGTAAGTTCTTTGTCAAATGCCCGCATGGTATGGCATTTTGTGCATTCCGAGGACGAGAACGCTTTTTTGCCGTTATGGCACTGCCCGCAGTATGCGCCTGCATTTATGTCCTTCATGGTTATGACTGCGGTGCCGGTCTTCATAACAAAGATCTGCGGATGGCAGTCTCTGCAGCCGGACTTCTTCGCATGCGCTTCATGATTGAATTTCGAAGGCAGGCCTGATCTCTTAAATGTCATTTCCTTTATATTATGGCAGGCGTTGCAGAGACTTCTGTTGATGATCATATGCTCATGACCCCGAACATCGTGGCACTGGTTGCAGTGAAAGCCTGTATTGATATGTATCTGATGGGAGAAGATCCCTTTCCGGGGAGCAGAAGAAAATGTTTTATAGGAATGACACTTAAAGCACGGCAGGTTGCCGACAGCCTCATCCCTTGATATTACCTTATCCTGTTCGTTCTCGGTCTTAGCTTTTTCCTGTCCGGGCGAGCATCCAAGAACAAGTGAGAACATAATAAGAACAACGATCGGCCATCTCATTTATCAGCCCCTTTTTCCTTTCCAAACTCGATTTCATATTCAAGCGGATGTTCATGTTTCATCTGCTCTATCGTTATCTTCCCCGTGATCCATGTCATGCTCATGGGGAATTTGTCATAACGCAGGTGCTCATTATAGAAATGCCAG of the Nitrospirota bacterium genome contains:
- a CDS encoding cytochrome c3 family protein, with translation MRWPIVVLIMFSLVLGCSPGQEKAKTENEQDKVISRDEAVGNLPCFKCHSYKTFSSAPRKGIFSHQIHINTGFHCNQCHDVRGHEHMIINRSLCNACHNIKEMTFKRSGLPSKFNHEAHAKKSGCRDCHPQIFVMKTGTAVITMKDINAGAYCGQCHNGKKAFSSSECTKCHTMRAFDKELTYNVEGLGNVTFSHKFHTSSFACSDCHPKHFGMQKTAGKMTMDKINEGKYCGACHNGTIASPATDCTKCHK
- a CDS encoding sigma-54-dependent Fis family transcriptional regulator; the encoded protein is MKPKILVVDDEPDICRALEFLLKRENYDVITVNSGEDAVIKLKDDSFDVVISDLKMGKMDGMAVLERTKELSPETAVIIMTAFASIESAIDAMKKGAIDYIVKPFLNEEVKMTLKKILEQKKIMIENAALKQQVSQHMACRDFVANSDSMMKIIETLEKVIPTKSNILLLGESGTGKGLMAELIHCNSPRRDKPFISINCSAVPEGLLESELFGYKKGAFTGANSDKLGLITLAHQGTFFLDEIGDMPPNLQAKLLKVLETGEVFPLGDTKPKIADIRIVSATNVDIENRLKDGRFREDLYWRLNVIEIQIPPLRERKDDIEMLSKHFVSKYAAEHKKKILGLDKGALALLIDYRWPGNVRELRNVLERAVVLADGEYLVSDNFPAKLKKTEGHHQETSTLKAYLGDYEKNLLLKIYEIHDQNKENTAKALGIDLATLYRKFKKHGIDTE
- a CDS encoding PAS domain-containing protein translates to MKSNILIIAGLIVVISVLIILNIFFQKSLQMEMAEQFNLQQALLSKTIAENIKSSITFMKEEVVEIAHELSEKKRITKDNFESLAKEELKHKAMLTANMGMVSSQGMLLFLTQNEDQTKPIVDEDQIKPIVGDMLKKVVDIKEGEGGIMVTHDRVTALTPIYKNNQFDQIVFLSVLISDIGERFFTTIRSHGKGYAWMIDKGGNLLYHPTQPGMVGRNLYRADTTCFKCHMNFDLEKRIIEGRAGNIGRYISALGEDKIIAYSDVDISDISWIIAVSSPYSEVTSATKNSMKLYSYLIISIFIATSLVSAVLIVFNRKRIQAAETANRKEELEKYAGELEKKVLIRTSELASEKEKLNTIVSAIGGGIVLIDQSWKIQWSNAMIRDMTGMDVIGRSWEDVCPDCPLSKTYPGESIKTIILSNLFGQKGKFYQITTAPVKGENGEINGHIGLIQDVTEMKNMEDQIIHSEKLASIGRLAAGIAHEIGNPLTSIFSFVQILREMEEEAFKKESLDTMYFHIKRISDILKQLSGFSKMPAGEHKTGNVNEFIEASLNLIQYDKKAKDVSVVKELSPDLPEVMMDGNQLAQVIVNLTLNAIDAMPDGGTITIRSFTRNDDVIIQIEDTGIGIPKEDVTKIFDPFYTTKEKGTGLGLAVSYDIIKKMRGTLSVESETDKGTVFTITMPFKNPG
- the ychF gene encoding redox-regulated ATPase YchF, whose amino-acid sequence is MALSIGIVGLPNVGKSTLFNALTKDQNAMAANYPFCTIEPNKAIVPVPDKRLDQLSAIVNPQRIQSAIVEFTDIAGLVRGASKGEGLGNQFLSHIRETSAIVHVVRCFEDDTIVHVDDSVNPLRDIDVINTELVLADIQTLENRIMRLEKQAKGDKKLQPMLDSARKLLDHLNAGTPAILFSGKDSDAFIDLTKETRLITLKPVIYAANVDEAGLAEDNDLVKAVHAFAAEHNAESVKICAKIEEEMAGMSDEERNEFLISLGQTESGLDQIIHHGYHALGLISYFTAGVKEVRAWTIERGWKAPKAAAVIHDDFERGFIRAEVIAFDDFIANKGEAGARLAGKLRTEGKEYVVNDGDVMHFLFNV